A DNA window from Iodobacter ciconiae contains the following coding sequences:
- a CDS encoding Mth938-like domain-containing protein — MKLQHTAIENLNQFSGYGDNFVRVNTEQYQGNVLVTGAEVHVWRPWGFDDLTEADFSAVLAYKPEVVLLGTGKTIRFPHPRLYSALAAVHIGLDVMDTGALCRTFNILTSENRKVVALIVHH, encoded by the coding sequence ATGAAATTACAACATACCGCCATTGAAAATTTAAATCAGTTCTCGGGCTATGGTGACAATTTCGTGCGGGTGAATACCGAGCAGTATCAGGGCAATGTGCTGGTTACGGGAGCTGAGGTACACGTCTGGCGGCCTTGGGGTTTTGATGATTTAACCGAGGCTGATTTTAGTGCGGTGCTGGCGTATAAGCCCGAAGTGGTTTTATTAGGTACAGGAAAGACAATTCGCTTCCCGCATCCGCGTCTTTATAGTGCTCTGGCGGCTGTGCATATCGGGTTAGATGTAATGGATACCGGTGCATTGTGCCGCACTTTTAATATTCTGACCTCGGAAAACCGTAAAGTGGTTGCACTTATTGTGCATCATTGA
- a CDS encoding pyridoxal phosphate-dependent aminotransferase: protein MTTILKSNKLQNVCYEIRGPVPERARQMEEEGQRIIKLNIGNLASFGFDAPEEVVQDMIRNLPNSAGYVDSKGLFQARKAVMHYTQSKNIGDVTVDDIYIGNGASELIVMAMQGLLNDGDEVLVPMPDYPLWTAAVSLAGGTPRHYLCDEANEWYPSLEDIRSKINDKTKAIVIINPNNPTGALYPDSLLKDIIQIARENNLIIYADEIYDKVLYDGVTHTSIASLANDILFVTFNGLSKNYRACGFRAGWMFVSGNKKIAKDYIEGLNILATMRLCANVPAQYAIQTALGGYQSINDLVKPTGRLAKQRDLAYKLLTEIPGVSCVKPRAALYMFPRLDPAIYPIADDQQFILELLQEEKVLLVQGTGFNWQQPDHFRVVFLPNLDDLTDAIARIARFLENYRKRHGTA, encoded by the coding sequence ATGACGACCATCCTTAAATCAAACAAATTACAAAATGTCTGTTACGAGATTCGTGGGCCTGTTCCTGAGCGGGCGCGTCAGATGGAAGAAGAAGGCCAGCGTATTATCAAGCTGAACATTGGTAATCTGGCTTCCTTTGGCTTTGATGCACCCGAAGAAGTCGTGCAGGATATGATTCGCAACCTGCCCAATTCTGCAGGTTATGTCGATTCCAAAGGTCTGTTTCAGGCGCGTAAAGCCGTCATGCATTACACTCAATCCAAAAATATTGGTGACGTGACGGTAGACGATATTTATATTGGCAACGGCGCATCCGAGCTGATTGTGATGGCGATGCAGGGCCTGCTCAATGATGGCGATGAAGTTTTGGTGCCGATGCCGGATTATCCGCTCTGGACTGCCGCAGTGAGCTTGGCTGGCGGCACGCCGCGCCATTATTTGTGCGATGAAGCCAATGAATGGTATCCGTCGCTGGAAGATATTCGCAGCAAAATTAATGATAAAACCAAAGCCATTGTAATTATCAACCCGAATAATCCAACGGGTGCTTTATATCCTGATTCACTGCTTAAAGACATTATTCAAATTGCACGTGAAAATAATCTGATTATTTATGCCGATGAAATCTACGACAAAGTACTTTACGACGGCGTCACACATACCTCGATAGCATCCCTTGCCAATGATATTTTGTTTGTAACCTTTAATGGTTTATCCAAAAATTATCGCGCCTGTGGCTTCAGGGCTGGCTGGATGTTTGTCTCTGGCAATAAGAAAATAGCCAAAGATTATATCGAGGGACTCAATATCCTCGCTACCATGCGGCTTTGCGCCAATGTGCCTGCCCAATACGCGATTCAAACCGCGCTGGGCGGGTATCAAAGCATTAATGATTTAGTAAAACCCACAGGCCGCCTCGCCAAACAACGCGATCTGGCCTACAAGTTGCTCACGGAGATCCCGGGGGTAAGCTGTGTAAAACCACGAGCAGCGCTCTATATGTTCCCCAGGCTTGATCCGGCCATTTACCCGATTGCCGATGATCAGCAGTTTATTTTAGAGCTATTACAAGAAGAGAAAGTACTGCTGGTACAAGGCACTGGCTTTAACTGGCAACAGCCTGATCATTTCCGTGTGGTGTTCTTACCTAACCTTGATGATCTGACTGACGCCATTGCCCGCATTGCCCGCTTCTTAGAAAACTACCGAAAACGTCACGGCACAGCTTAA
- the thrC gene encoding threonine synthase, with the protein MRYISTRGGMPPQSFSKILLGGLAPDGGLVMPEVCPRLTQADLERLAPLPYAELAFEVIRLFVDDIPEADLKALIAKTYTAEVFGSADITPIKTLAPNLHLQQLSNGPTLAFKDMAMQLLGNLFEYVLARDDKEINIVGATSGDTGSAAEYAMRGKKGVNVFMLSPAGKMSPFQRAQMFSLQDANIHNIAVKSMFDACQDMVKAINNNAAFKQDYKIGAVNSINWGRVVAQICYYFKGYFAVAKTVGEPVDFCVPSGNFGNICAGHMARQMGLPIRRLIVATNENDVLDEFFSSGGYHPRGLDRTFETSSPSMDITKASNLERFVFDLLGRDAGKLSALWQGIDAGIGFDLSADDFAKMREVYGFRSSRSTHQDRLDNIRSVFETYGVEIDPHTADGYKAAIEHRDADVAMVILETALPAKFEETMLEATGQKPQRPAALQNLEDLPQRFDVLEADVAALKAYLVERIKA; encoded by the coding sequence ATGCGCTATATCTCTACCCGCGGCGGTATGCCACCTCAGTCTTTTTCTAAAATCCTGCTTGGCGGTTTAGCGCCAGATGGCGGCCTGGTGATGCCAGAAGTGTGCCCCCGCCTGACGCAAGCCGATTTAGAACGCCTCGCCCCCCTGCCCTATGCTGAGCTGGCTTTTGAAGTAATCCGTCTGTTTGTGGACGATATCCCGGAAGCAGATTTAAAAGCACTGATCGCCAAAACTTACACGGCAGAGGTGTTTGGCTCGGCCGACATCACGCCGATCAAAACGCTGGCCCCAAATCTGCATCTGCAACAGCTCTCTAATGGCCCGACGCTGGCTTTTAAAGATATGGCGATGCAGCTGCTCGGCAATCTGTTTGAATATGTGCTGGCGCGTGACGACAAAGAAATCAATATCGTCGGCGCAACTTCTGGCGACACCGGCTCGGCGGCGGAATACGCCATGCGCGGCAAAAAGGGCGTGAATGTGTTTATGCTCAGCCCCGCTGGCAAAATGAGCCCCTTCCAGCGCGCGCAAATGTTCAGCCTGCAAGACGCCAACATCCACAATATCGCGGTAAAGAGCATGTTTGATGCCTGCCAGGATATGGTGAAAGCCATCAATAACAATGCCGCGTTTAAGCAGGATTACAAAATTGGCGCGGTCAATTCGATCAACTGGGGCCGGGTCGTTGCGCAGATTTGCTACTACTTCAAAGGCTATTTTGCCGTAGCCAAAACCGTCGGCGAGCCAGTCGATTTCTGTGTGCCGTCGGGCAACTTTGGCAATATCTGTGCCGGCCATATGGCGCGGCAAATGGGCCTGCCGATTCGCCGCCTGATTGTCGCCACCAATGAAAACGATGTGCTGGACGAATTTTTCAGCAGCGGCGGCTATCACCCGCGCGGCCTTGATCGCACCTTTGAAACATCCAGCCCGTCGATGGATATCACCAAAGCCTCTAATCTGGAACGCTTTGTATTCGATTTGCTGGGCCGCGACGCAGGCAAATTATCCGCTCTGTGGCAAGGCATCGATGCTGGCATCGGCTTTGATTTAAGCGCAGACGATTTTGCCAAAATGCGTGAGGTGTATGGCTTCAGATCCAGCCGCAGCACGCATCAGGACAGGCTCGATAATATCCGCAGCGTGTTTGAGACTTACGGCGTAGAAATCGACCCTCACACCGCCGACGGCTATAAAGCAGCCATCGAGCATAGGGATGCAGATGTGGCCATGGTCATCCTCGAAACCGCCCTGCCCGCCAAGTTTGAAGAAACCATGCTGGAAGCCACCGGCCAGAAACCACAGCGCCCGGCTGCCTTGCAAAACTTAGAAGATTTACCACAGCGCTTTGATGTGCTGGAAGCAGATGTGGCGGCGCTGAAGGCGTATTTGGTGGAAAGGATTAAGGCCTAA
- a CDS encoding subtype B tannase, whose amino-acid sequence MKTRLNLLLLSFLFAAPAFAESKNLHFNASQGQERHIDVNGQKVQYLAFEGLSYVAKPLEPAYQQLNVYIPKAYFEHQSIGRYTTETAPIFLPNNVGGYMPSQPKAPGLGRDQQPDAIAQALAHGLVVVSPGTRGRTLQDKSGNYTGKAPAAIVDLKAVVRYLKFNDIKMPGDANKIISNGTSAGGALSALLGASGDAPDYLPYLKQLGAAPGSDAIYAVSSYCPITNLGHADLAYEWMFQSIHEATAPKLQAGQAFEAPGLEPGSPLALNEKIKGDRRNRPAGAPVFNLGPMTAKQLKVSSELASAFPDYLNSLSLTHKGQALQLSKDGTGAFQQYLQQQLLQSAMVAQQQGKDLNAATWLKTSSAGLQVDWNNYIKATGRLKKAPAFDSLDLSSGENSLFGDSKTNNKHFTDWGVAHSASPQKKSKQRAPAAIVTLMDPMHFIGKETIKTSTHWRIRHGAADNDTSLAVPAILALRLENSGKNVDFSLPFAQPHGGDYDLAELFNWIATLP is encoded by the coding sequence ATGAAAACCCGGCTAAACCTGCTACTCCTTAGCTTTTTGTTCGCTGCACCAGCCTTTGCAGAAAGCAAAAACCTGCACTTTAATGCCAGCCAAGGTCAGGAAAGGCATATTGATGTCAATGGACAAAAAGTACAGTACCTGGCATTCGAAGGGCTTAGTTATGTAGCAAAGCCTTTGGAGCCAGCCTACCAACAACTGAATGTCTACATCCCCAAAGCCTATTTTGAACATCAGAGTATTGGCCGCTACACAACAGAAACGGCTCCGATATTTCTGCCAAACAATGTAGGTGGTTATATGCCATCGCAACCCAAAGCTCCGGGGCTGGGGCGTGATCAGCAACCCGATGCCATAGCGCAAGCGCTAGCCCACGGCCTTGTTGTTGTCTCCCCCGGAACCCGGGGCCGCACCTTGCAAGATAAGTCAGGCAACTACACAGGCAAAGCTCCGGCTGCTATAGTCGATTTAAAAGCCGTCGTACGCTATCTAAAATTTAATGACATAAAGATGCCCGGTGATGCAAACAAAATCATCTCGAATGGTACCAGCGCAGGAGGTGCTTTATCTGCTCTACTTGGCGCCAGCGGTGATGCTCCCGACTACTTACCCTACCTTAAACAACTGGGGGCAGCACCAGGCAGCGATGCAATTTATGCAGTATCAAGTTATTGCCCTATTACTAATTTAGGCCATGCCGATCTGGCTTATGAATGGATGTTTCAGTCCATTCATGAAGCAACCGCTCCAAAATTGCAGGCTGGCCAGGCTTTTGAAGCCCCAGGGTTGGAGCCAGGCAGCCCATTAGCACTCAATGAAAAAATTAAAGGAGACAGGCGAAACAGGCCCGCCGGAGCACCTGTGTTCAACCTAGGCCCTATGACAGCCAAACAGCTTAAAGTATCGTCAGAGCTGGCATCTGCCTTCCCCGATTATCTTAATTCACTGTCACTAACCCACAAAGGACAAGCACTACAGCTATCGAAAGACGGCACGGGCGCATTTCAGCAGTATCTGCAACAACAGCTGCTACAGTCAGCAATGGTGGCACAGCAACAGGGCAAAGATCTTAATGCTGCTACATGGCTAAAGACATCTTCAGCCGGACTGCAGGTGGACTGGAACAATTACATCAAAGCAACAGGACGCTTAAAAAAAGCCCCGGCCTTTGATTCGCTGGATTTAAGCAGTGGTGAAAACAGTTTATTTGGTGACAGCAAGACCAACAACAAACACTTCACCGATTGGGGCGTTGCACACTCGGCCTCTCCCCAGAAGAAATCAAAACAAAGAGCGCCTGCAGCAATCGTCACACTAATGGATCCAATGCATTTTATTGGTAAAGAAACAATTAAAACCTCGACCCATTGGCGGATCCGGCATGGAGCTGCTGACAACGATACCTCGCTGGCAGTGCCTGCTATATTGGCGCTTCGATTAGAAAACAGTGGCAAAAATGTTGATTTTAGCCTGCCATTCGCTCAGCCTCACGGCGGAGATTATGATTTGGCAGAGTTATTCAACTGGATAGCAACATTACCCTGA
- a CDS encoding substrate-binding periplasmic protein, with the protein MFKQISVIYLSLIAFVNVPAVMAAGGCSRPVVVAASPLGIFMEIDEQKKVTGIIADFFAEISQSTGCQFVYEVMPRIRALHMLETGKIDLIAASKTPKRDIVADYIGVASARISLISLKERPNSGNILNDLMSGKIRVNVIRGYDLGPKYLELLVQLSASHNLEDVIDADVIAQKIIYQRCDATIMAVSNFFKSAKKYNLESRLLITPIDFLPIYHSGFYVTKKGLPEKDRFFLIDKIISKVKAGRIKELYREKVSKWEEETNSIIFE; encoded by the coding sequence ATGTTTAAGCAAATATCTGTGATTTATTTGTCGCTTATTGCATTTGTAAATGTACCAGCAGTTATGGCGGCTGGCGGCTGCTCCCGGCCTGTTGTTGTGGCGGCCAGCCCGCTCGGTATTTTTATGGAAATAGATGAACAGAAAAAGGTTACAGGAATCATTGCTGATTTTTTTGCTGAAATCAGCCAATCAACCGGTTGTCAGTTTGTGTATGAAGTGATGCCCAGAATCCGTGCGCTACATATGCTTGAAACCGGGAAAATTGATTTAATTGCTGCATCAAAAACACCTAAACGGGATATTGTTGCCGATTATATCGGTGTTGCTTCTGCCCGCATTAGCCTGATTTCTTTAAAAGAGCGCCCTAATAGTGGAAATATTCTGAATGATTTAATGAGCGGGAAAATACGGGTAAACGTTATAAGAGGCTATGATTTGGGCCCGAAATATTTAGAACTTTTAGTTCAATTAAGTGCAAGTCATAATTTGGAAGATGTTATTGATGCTGATGTAATTGCACAAAAGATAATTTATCAGCGATGCGATGCAACCATAATGGCTGTCAGTAACTTTTTTAAATCAGCAAAAAAATATAATTTAGAATCTCGTTTACTTATTACTCCGATTGATTTTTTGCCCATATATCATTCTGGTTTTTATGTTACAAAAAAAGGTTTGCCAGAAAAAGATCGATTTTTTTTAATTGATAAAATTATATCAAAGGTAAAAGCAGGGAGAATTAAAGAGTTATATAGGGAAAAAGTAAGTAAATGGGAAGAAGAGACAAATTCAATAATATTTGAATAA
- a CDS encoding HNH endonuclease, translated as MKIGELVKQHIKDIFSNCEIAEHDEIYHLLDYKDSKNMFGVNYPFCTELENIEQSESKRYWTEIYIVRSKRVRVTSQWFEKSRESFLKYIESKGISVENNLENSTNNEHKALSPFKNNSNSRYRGAAIGNSQNLFIRNILSNLGQESFTENDWNLTKDYFLYKCAYCALEAELLIEHAIPINKEKLGEHKLGNVVPSCKTCNSRKAGKDFREFLGDDTAAIEKIEQYMDSRNYVPLEDNEQIKMILNMAYKEVGFLAERYVTIINELFSHSINNYKQPNE; from the coding sequence ATGAAAATTGGCGAATTAGTAAAACAACATATCAAGGATATTTTTTCCAATTGCGAAATTGCTGAGCATGATGAAATATACCACCTCCTTGATTATAAAGACTCAAAAAACATGTTCGGAGTGAATTATCCATTTTGCACAGAGCTTGAAAATATTGAGCAATCAGAATCAAAGAGATACTGGACTGAAATATATATAGTCCGAAGCAAACGAGTACGAGTTACAAGTCAATGGTTTGAGAAAAGTAGAGAATCATTCTTAAAATACATTGAATCGAAAGGAATATCCGTAGAAAATAATTTGGAAAACAGCACAAATAATGAACATAAAGCATTATCTCCATTTAAAAATAACTCTAACAGCCGCTACAGAGGGGCAGCCATTGGAAACTCTCAAAATCTATTCATTAGAAATATTCTCAGCAATCTTGGGCAAGAATCATTTACTGAAAATGACTGGAATTTAACAAAAGACTATTTCTTATATAAATGTGCCTATTGTGCTTTAGAAGCCGAACTCCTCATTGAGCATGCTATACCAATTAATAAAGAAAAACTTGGTGAGCATAAGCTTGGAAATGTTGTGCCGAGTTGCAAAACGTGCAATAGCCGCAAAGCAGGCAAAGACTTTCGAGAGTTTCTTGGAGACGATACCGCCGCTATCGAAAAAATAGAACAATATATGGATAGTAGAAATTACGTGCCACTTGAAGACAACGAACAAATAAAAATGATCTTAAATATGGCTTATAAAGAAGTTGGTTTTCTTGCTGAAAGATATGTGACTATTATCAACGAACTATTCTCCCATAGCATAAACAACTATAAGCAACCCAACGAATAA
- a CDS encoding homoserine dehydrogenase, with protein MKPINVGLCGVGTVGGGTITVLKRNAIEITRRAGRPIVITMAANRDLIRARELCGDDITLTSDAMDVVNNPEIDIVVELIGGTTIAKDLVLAAIANGKHVVTANKKLIAEHGNEIFTRATEKGVMVSFEAAVAGGIPIIKALREGLTANKIEWVAGIINGTSNFILTEMRDKGLAFNDVLKEAQRLGYAEADPTFDIEGHDAAHKLTIMSAIAFGIPVQFDKAYLEGISKLAAIDIQYAQELGYRIKLLGMTRRREQGIELRVAPTLIPARRLIANVDGVMNAILVKGDAVGATMYYGPGAGAEPTASSVIADLVDITRLHTADPEQRVPHLAFQPSQIADLPILPIDEIETCYYLRINTEDKPGVLADITRLLADNDISVDAMLQRPIAGEARADIIIITHLAVEKRVNTAIKGIEALPSITGAVVRLRLEHLNG; from the coding sequence ATGAAACCCATCAATGTAGGTTTATGCGGTGTAGGCACCGTAGGCGGCGGAACAATTACAGTTCTTAAACGTAACGCAATCGAAATCACCCGCCGCGCAGGCCGGCCGATTGTCATTACCATGGCTGCCAACCGTGATCTGATCCGTGCTCGTGAACTCTGTGGCGATGACATCACCCTGACAAGCGATGCTATGGATGTAGTCAACAATCCGGAAATCGACATTGTAGTGGAGCTCATTGGCGGCACCACCATCGCCAAAGATCTGGTCCTGGCCGCCATTGCCAATGGCAAGCATGTGGTCACCGCAAATAAAAAACTGATCGCCGAACATGGTAATGAGATTTTTACCCGCGCCACAGAAAAAGGCGTGATGGTTTCATTTGAAGCCGCCGTAGCGGGCGGTATCCCGATTATTAAAGCACTGCGTGAAGGCCTGACCGCCAATAAAATTGAATGGGTGGCCGGCATTATCAATGGCACATCCAACTTTATCCTCACCGAAATGCGCGATAAGGGCCTGGCCTTTAACGATGTACTGAAAGAAGCACAACGCCTTGGCTATGCCGAAGCCGACCCTACTTTTGATATCGAAGGCCACGATGCCGCGCACAAGCTCACCATCATGAGCGCGATTGCCTTTGGTATTCCGGTGCAATTTGATAAGGCTTACCTGGAAGGCATCAGCAAGCTGGCCGCCATCGATATCCAGTACGCGCAAGAGCTGGGCTACCGCATCAAGCTGCTGGGCATGACCCGCCGCCGCGAGCAGGGTATTGAGCTGCGCGTTGCCCCAACGCTGATCCCTGCCAGACGCCTGATTGCCAATGTAGATGGTGTAATGAATGCCATTTTAGTAAAAGGTGATGCGGTCGGCGCCACCATGTACTACGGCCCTGGTGCCGGTGCCGAGCCTACCGCGTCTTCGGTGATTGCTGATCTGGTGGATATCACCCGCCTGCATACTGCAGACCCAGAGCAACGCGTGCCACATCTGGCTTTCCAGCCTTCGCAAATTGCCGATCTGCCGATTCTGCCTATCGACGAAATCGAAACCTGCTACTACCTGCGCATCAATACCGAAGACAAACCGGGTGTGCTGGCCGATATCACACGCCTGCTTGCCGATAACGATATTTCGGTAGACGCCATGCTGCAGCGCCCGATTGCAGGTGAAGCACGTGCCGATATCATCATCATCACGCATCTGGCAGTAGAAAAACGTGTGAACACCGCCATCAAAGGCATTGAAGCGCTGCCAAGCATCACCGGCGCAGTTGTGCGCTTACGCCTTGAGCATTTAAACGGCTAG
- a CDS encoding ABC transporter ATP-binding protein, with product MASVTLSRIKKNYTKDVCVIKGVDLEIKDGEFVVFVGPSGCGKSTLLRMIAGLEDITEGELKIGDVIANDLHASKRGIAMVFQSYALYPHMSVYDNMAFALKLAGTPKEEIDQRVKGAAEILQMTHLLDRKPKALSGGQRQRVAIGRSIVRNPKVFLFDEPLSNLDASLRLQMRVELSKLHQDLKTTMIYVTHDQVEAMTLADRIVVFNAGVIQQVGSPLEMYENPVNLFVAGFLGSPKMNLLDADLVVIENGSAHVRLPDGIQIRAAVDASPCKVGDKVTIGIRPEHMQLATADAANSVPARVDLVEHLGDIVLAYIQVKGISEILCMKLPAESDVIKFGDNIHVVFPEKNCLLFDAQGVALKRV from the coding sequence ATGGCTTCGGTTACGCTAAGCAGAATCAAGAAAAACTACACCAAAGATGTATGTGTTATCAAAGGTGTGGATTTAGAAATCAAAGACGGCGAGTTTGTGGTTTTTGTTGGCCCGTCGGGCTGCGGTAAGTCCACCCTGCTGCGGATGATTGCCGGCCTTGAAGACATTACTGAAGGCGAACTGAAAATTGGTGATGTGATTGCCAACGATTTACACGCATCCAAGCGTGGTATCGCCATGGTGTTCCAGTCTTATGCTCTGTATCCGCATATGAGCGTGTACGACAATATGGCGTTTGCACTGAAGCTGGCGGGCACCCCAAAAGAAGAAATCGATCAGCGGGTTAAAGGCGCTGCCGAAATCCTGCAAATGACGCATTTGCTGGATCGTAAGCCAAAAGCATTGTCTGGCGGTCAGCGTCAGCGTGTAGCCATTGGTCGCTCGATCGTGCGTAATCCAAAAGTATTCCTGTTTGACGAGCCCCTGTCTAATCTGGATGCGTCCTTACGCCTGCAAATGCGTGTTGAGCTATCCAAGCTGCATCAGGATCTTAAAACCACCATGATCTATGTGACGCACGATCAGGTGGAAGCGATGACGCTGGCAGACCGCATTGTGGTGTTTAACGCCGGTGTAATCCAGCAGGTGGGCTCTCCGCTGGAAATGTATGAAAACCCGGTCAATCTGTTTGTTGCCGGCTTTTTGGGCTCGCCCAAAATGAATTTGCTGGACGCCGACCTGGTGGTTATTGAAAATGGCTCTGCCCACGTTCGCCTGCCGGATGGCATCCAGATTCGTGCAGCTGTCGATGCCTCGCCATGCAAAGTAGGGGATAAAGTCACCATCGGTATTCGCCCGGAGCATATGCAACTGGCAACCGCGGACGCTGCAAACTCGGTACCTGCCCGGGTTGATCTGGTTGAGCATTTAGGTGATATTGTATTGGCCTATATTCAGGTAAAAGGCATCAGCGAAATTCTGTGTATGAAATTGCCTGCCGAATCCGATGTGATTAAATTCGGCGACAATATCCATGTGGTATTCCCGGAAAAGAATTGCCTGTTGTTCGATGCACAGGGTGTTGCACTAAAACGCGTTTAA
- a CDS encoding HlyD family type I secretion periplasmic adaptor subunit, which produces MKYQIVGELLTKYRQVFAAAWQSRKQQDLPPKSANELAFLPAALELQENPPHPAARITLWALLAFILIAFTWACLGKIDIVAVAPGRLIVSDRSKTIQPLEAGVVKSIHVQDGQMVQAGQLLIELDGTVSGAENTKQQTNLHDAELNALRAKALLAALDSGQTPVVNHVAAGKELQSLEASRLALSQWQELQARLSTLDSDTSRKQAERAGVQDQIARFEQTLPIIKQREKDFQDLALQNFVSKHGVLEKQQARIEAEQDLANQRHKQSELDAAIRGNAQQRIAIQAEFRRTQHDLLSQASEQARSFTQDVVKTGQLQKQTRLTAPVAGIVQQLAVHTVGGVVTPAQALLVIVPKDEAVEAEVVLENKDIGFVNAGQAAAIKIETFNYTKYGLIEGLVKNVSFDAVPDKKLGLIYQARIKLHKNKMNVDGKWLKLAPGMAVTVEIKTGQRRVIEYFLSPLMAHVSESTRER; this is translated from the coding sequence ATGAAATACCAAATTGTCGGTGAATTGCTTACAAAATACCGGCAGGTTTTTGCTGCGGCGTGGCAAAGCCGCAAGCAGCAAGATTTACCACCTAAAAGCGCTAACGAGCTTGCCTTTTTACCCGCAGCGCTAGAGCTGCAAGAAAATCCCCCTCACCCCGCCGCCCGCATCACGCTTTGGGCCTTGCTCGCTTTTATCTTGATTGCCTTTACTTGGGCCTGCCTTGGCAAGATCGATATTGTGGCCGTGGCGCCTGGCAGGTTGATTGTGTCTGATCGCAGTAAAACCATTCAGCCCTTAGAGGCAGGGGTGGTGAAATCCATTCATGTGCAAGACGGGCAAATGGTGCAGGCGGGGCAGCTATTGATCGAGCTGGATGGCACCGTTTCTGGCGCAGAAAACACCAAGCAGCAAACCAATCTGCACGATGCAGAATTAAACGCGCTGCGCGCCAAAGCCTTGCTCGCCGCTTTAGATAGCGGGCAAACGCCTGTGGTTAACCATGTGGCGGCGGGTAAGGAACTGCAATCTCTGGAGGCCAGCCGTTTGGCGCTCAGCCAGTGGCAGGAATTACAAGCCAGGCTGTCTACCCTGGATAGCGATACTTCACGCAAGCAAGCCGAGCGGGCGGGGGTGCAAGACCAGATCGCCAGGTTTGAGCAGACCTTACCGATTATTAAGCAGCGCGAAAAAGACTTTCAGGACTTGGCGCTGCAAAACTTTGTTTCCAAACACGGCGTGCTAGAGAAACAGCAGGCCAGAATAGAGGCCGAGCAAGATTTAGCCAACCAGCGGCATAAACAATCAGAGCTGGATGCTGCCATTCGCGGCAATGCCCAGCAAAGAATCGCCATACAGGCAGAGTTTCGCCGCACCCAGCACGATCTGCTTAGCCAAGCCAGCGAGCAAGCCCGCTCGTTTACCCAGGACGTGGTTAAAACTGGGCAGCTGCAAAAACAAACCCGCCTAACCGCGCCCGTTGCCGGAATTGTGCAGCAACTGGCTGTACACACCGTAGGCGGCGTCGTCACCCCCGCGCAAGCCCTGCTGGTGATCGTGCCAAAAGATGAAGCCGTAGAGGCCGAAGTGGTACTGGAAAACAAAGACATCGGCTTTGTCAATGCCGGGCAGGCCGCCGCTATTAAAATTGAAACCTTTAATTACACCAAATACGGCCTAATTGAAGGATTGGTGAAAAACGTTTCATTTGATGCCGTACCAGATAAAAAATTAGGATTGATTTATCAGGCCAGAATCAAATTACACAAAAATAAAATGAATGTTGATGGTAAATGGCTAAAGCTGGCACCGGGAATGGCGGTAACGGTGGAGATTAAAACGGGGCAGCGCAGGGTAATTGAATATTTCTTATCGCCACTCATGGCGCATGTTTCGGAAAGTACGAGGGAGAGGTGA